One window of the Periophthalmus magnuspinnatus isolate fPerMag1 chromosome 17, fPerMag1.2.pri, whole genome shotgun sequence genome contains the following:
- the LOC117385177 gene encoding ATP-dependent zinc metalloprotease YME1L1-like isoform X1, with amino-acid sequence MFSLSMSVQPQVTVPLSHLINVLQSLKGSVGTRTFATSRTTKNKEYATDADQPHKEPLWNLRDLGLSDLGKQQLDELVNGVFLHIKPQEMSLSLGHMGQSAWRTSHLSTHSFYHNKHGFPHVPVSMPFFAKHSSLFQSELQNWPVWVQSRGFKTLRNKTRRLQSGFDRPIEPEGFTPSFMKSFLTREKVADVESLDSLLKNKNIPDGQQESFKRGFAEGFLKAQALTQRTQDSLRRTRLILLVLLLVGIYGISKTPFLSVRFRTTSGLDSAVDPVQMKNVTFEHVKGVEEAKNELQEVVEFLKNPQKFTALGGKLPKGVLLVGPPGTGKTLLARAVAGEAEVPFYYASGSEFDEMFVGVGASRIRNLFREAKANAPCVIFIDELDSVGGKRIESPMHPYSRQTINQLLAEMDGFKTNEGVIIIGATNFPEALDNALIRPGRFDMQVTVPKPDVKGRTEILNWYLKKIKVDPAIEASIIARGTVGFSGADLENLVNQAALKAAVDEKDMVTMKELEFAKDKILMGPERRSAEIDKKNKEITAYHESGHAIVAYYTKDAMPINKATIMPRGPSLGHVSMLPENDRWSETRSQLLAQMDVSMGGRVAEEMQFGPENITTGASSDFDAATRIARMMVTRYGMCDKLGVMTYRDMTEQSPETQAAVEQEVRQLLKESYERAKALLKFRVKEHKSLADALLMYETLDAKEIKMVLEGKALDGR; translated from the exons ATGTTTTCCTTGTCAATGTCCGTTCAACCACAG GTGACTGTACCCCTCAGCCACTTGATAAATGTTCTCCAGTCACTGAAGGGCTCAGTGGGCACCCGCACATTTGCTACAAGtagaacaacaaaaaacaaagagtaTGCTACAGATGCAGACCAGCCCCATAAAGAG ccactatggaacctgcGTGACTTGGGCTTGTCAGATCTTGGGAAGCAGCAATTGGATGAACTGGTGAatggtgtttttctgcacatcaAACCCCAAGAAATGTCTCTGTCCTTAGGTCACATGGGTCAAAGTGCATGGAGGACCTCTCATCTCTCAACCCACTCTTTTTACCacaataagcatg GCTTTCCACATGTTCCTGTATCAATGCCATTTTTTGCCAAGCATTCCTCTCTTTTTCAGTCAGAACTACAGAACTggccag TATGGGTCCAGAGCAGAGGCTTTAAGACCTTAAGGAACAAAACCAGACGTCTGCAGTCAGGTTTCGATCGACCAATTGAGCCAGAGGGATTTACCCCTTCTTTTATGAAG AGCTTCTTAACCCGGGAAAAAGTGGCAGATGTGGAGAGTCTGGACAGTCTACTAAAGAACAAGAACATCCCGGATGGGCAGCAGGAATCATTCAAAAGGGGGTTTGCCGAAGGTTTCCTCAAAGCACAAGCTCTGACACAGCGCACCCAAG ATTCTTTAAGGAGGACTCGTCTCATCTTGTTGGTGCTGCTTCTTGTTGGGATTTATGGCATCTCAAAGACACCTTTTTTATCGG TACGGTTCCGAACCACATCAGGACTGGACTCTGCTGTGGACCCGGTGCAGatgaaaaatgtgacctttgaacATGTGAAAGGAGTCGAGGAAGCTAAAAATGAACTTCAGGAAGTGGTGGAGTTCCTGAAAAACCCACAGAAGTTCACAGCTCTGGGAGGAAAGCTGCCTAAAG GCGTGCTGCTTGTGGGACCCCCAGGGACAGGAAAGACTCTCTTGGCCAGAGCAGTAGCTGGAGAGGCAGAGGTGCCCTTCTATTATGCCTCTGGATCAGAGTTTGATGAAATGTTTGTTGGTGTGGGAGCCAGTCGCATCAGGAATCTTTTCA GGGAGGCCAAAGCCAATGCACCTTGTGTGATATTTATTGACGAGCTGGACAGTGTTGGAGGGAAAAGGATTGAATCTCCTATGCACCCATATTCCAGACAGACAATCAACCAACTACTTGCTGAAATGGATGG GTTCAAAACAAATGAAGGTGTGATTATAATTGGGGCTACAAACTTTCCTGAGGCTTTGGATAA TGCACTGATCAGACCAGGACGCTTTGATATGCAAGTGACTGTCCCCAAACCAGATGTCAAAGGTCGCACAGAAATACTCAACTGGTATCTCAAAAAGATTAAAGTGGATCCAG CCATTGAGGCCAGTATTATTGCCCGAGGCACAGTGGGCTTCTCAGGCGCTGACCTGGAAAATTTGGTGAACCAGGCAGCCCTGAAGGCAGCAGTTGATGAGAAAGATATGGTTACAATGAAAGAGCTAGAGTTTGCTAAAGACAAAATTCTCATGG GCCCTGAAAGGAGGAGCGCAGAAATtgacaagaaaaacaaagaaataactgCATATCATGAGTCAGGCCATGCAATTGTAGCATATTACACCAAAGATGCTATGCCAATCAATAAGGCTACCATCATGCCAAGAGGACCCAGCCTGGGACAT gtGTCCATGCTCCCTGAGAATGACCGCTGGAGTGAGACCCGCTCCCAGCTGTTGGCCCAGATGGATGTGAGCATGGGCGGACGTGTAGCGGAGGAGATGCAGTTTGGACCAGAAAACATCACAACAG GAGCATCTAGTGACTTTGATGCTGCCACCAGGATTGCAAGGATGATGGTGACCAGATATGGAATGTGTGACAAg TTAGGCGTGATGACCTATAGGGACATGACAGAGCAGAGCCCAGAGACACAAGCTGCTGTGGAGCAAGAAGTCAGGCAGCTTCTGAAG GAATCTTATGAACGTGCAAAAGCTCTTTTAAAGTTCCGCGTTAAAGAGCACAAAAGCCTGGCGGATGCCCTGCTCATGTACGAGACACTGGACGCCAAAGAAATTAAGATGGTTCTGGAGGGCAAGGCTCTTGATGGCAGATAA
- the LOC117384791 gene encoding acyl-CoA-binding domain-containing protein 5A-like, whose translation MSMTPEEEDGYSLEEKFDAAVKVIWTLPEDGPFQPSDDMMLMFYSYYKQATLGPCNIPRPTGFWDTRGKAKWDAWSALGNMTREEAMMKYVEDIQLILETIPISSEVTELVQKLGNFFTEVESNNEDAEENEVDKRPFTRPFAKHTDEQAMKPTIQGFGDFWDDIQNLPETEKDDIVVDQSVDSEDSKSLRLNCECKNCEDEENDGKCISHGEYMEEEEMEKKGCNPDQILLMVENKRWRSSIQGSNCSSMEPSVSSFTNGTHSSLNSEVEEEELACSLEPAIQYNPYIHFSEQLIDCNVPAGINVRSTDSDNEEFCDSMEHLAIDQVHESRLFSKRQNDPRLNGFPALYSENQHGLIDRTSMSDFKSAMSKTGTEIFGPTCGSRSGQNVNVACCCVSQSTQSLCNSRENMNEQIASALLRLQHDMDNVLHKLQTLEVLQTSQPQSPSLDQHPLAAALQFIKPSWWPSQSSPFTVFFTVIWPVFAHWLVLLYLQRRR comes from the exons ATGAGCATGACAccagaagaggaggatggaTACAGTCTGGAGGAAAAATTTGACGCTGCAGTAAAAGTGATCTGGACTTTGCCAGAGGATG GCCCTTTTCAACCATCAGATGACATGATGTTGATGTTCTACAGTTACTACAAACAGGCAACATTAGGGCCTTGTAACATCCCTCGACCAACTGGCTTCTGGGACACAAGGGGGAAAGCTAAATG GGACGCATGGAGTGCTTTGGGAAATATGACAAGGGAAGAAGCAATGATGAAGTATGTTGAAGACATCCAACTG ATCTTGGAAACCATTCCAATTTCCAGTGAAGTGACTGAATTGGTACAAAAGCTTGGCAACTTCTTTACAGAGGTAGAAAGCAATAATGAAGATGCTGAAGAAAATGAAGTAGACAAAAGACCTTTTACAAGACCATTTGCAAAACATACAG ATGAGCAAGCCATGAAACCCACCATTCAAG GCTTTGGAGATTTTTGGGATGATATACAAAATCTCCCAGAAACTGAAAAAGATGACATTGTTGTTGACCAAAGTGTGGATAGTGAGGATTCTAAGAGCTTAAGACTCAATTGTGAATGCAAAAACTGTGAAGACGAGGAAAATGACGGCAAGTGCATTTCTCATGGTGAATACATGGAggaagaagagatggagaaaaaAG gCTGCAATCCAGACCAAATTCTTTTAATGGTTGAGAACAAGAGGTGGAGATCGAGCATTCAGGGGTCTAACTGCAGCAGCATGGAGCCAAGTGTGTCCTCTTTCACCAATGGGACACACAGTTCTCTCAACAGTGaggtagaagaagaagagctaGCATGTTCATTAGAGCCAGCTATCCAATACAATCCCTATATACACTTCAGTGAACAGCTGATTG ATTGCAATGTGCCTGCTGGGATCAATGTTAGATCTACAGATTCAGACAATGAAGAATTCTGTGATTCGATGGAACATCTTGCAATTGATCAG GTACATGAATCGAGACTCTTCTCTAAAAGGCAAAATGACCCAAGGTTAAATGGTTTTCCAGCTCTGTACAGTGAAAATCAACATGGTCTGATAGATAGGACAAGTATGTCTGACTTCAAAAGCGCCATGTCAAAAACAGGTACAG agATTTTTGGACCAACATGCGGCTCCCGGTCAGGTCAAAATGTCAATGTGGCATGTTGTTGTGTGTCACAGAGCACACAGTCTCTGTGTAATTCAAGGGAAAACATGAATGAACAAATAGCCTCAGCTCTGCTAAGACTCCAGCATGACATGGATAATGTGCTGCACAAGCTGCAGACTCTAGAGGTCCTCCAAACATCACAG CCACAATCACCTTCACTAGACCAACACCCCCTGGCTGCTGCCCTCCAG TTCATCAAACCATCTTGGTGGCCTTCACAGTCCTCTCctttcactgtgtttttcactGTAATCTGGCCTGTGTTTGCGCATTGGCTTGTCCTTTTGTACTTACAGAGAAGGAGGTGA
- the LOC117385177 gene encoding ATP-dependent zinc metalloprotease YME1L1-like isoform X2, which yields MFSLSMSVQPQVTVPLSHLINVLQSLKGSVGTRTFATSRTTKNKEYATDADQPHKEPLWNLRDLGLSDLGKQQLDELVNGVFLHIKPQEMSLSLGHMGQSAWRTSHLSTHSFYHNKHGFPHVPVSMPFFAKHSSLFQSELQNWPVWVQSRGFKTLRNKTRRLQSGFDRPIEPEGFTPSFMKSFLTREKVADVESLDSLLKNKNIPDGQQESFKRGFAEGFLKAQALTQRTQDSLRRTRLILLVLLLVGIYGISKTPFLSGLDSAVDPVQMKNVTFEHVKGVEEAKNELQEVVEFLKNPQKFTALGGKLPKGVLLVGPPGTGKTLLARAVAGEAEVPFYYASGSEFDEMFVGVGASRIRNLFREAKANAPCVIFIDELDSVGGKRIESPMHPYSRQTINQLLAEMDGFKTNEGVIIIGATNFPEALDNALIRPGRFDMQVTVPKPDVKGRTEILNWYLKKIKVDPAIEASIIARGTVGFSGADLENLVNQAALKAAVDEKDMVTMKELEFAKDKILMGPERRSAEIDKKNKEITAYHESGHAIVAYYTKDAMPINKATIMPRGPSLGHVSMLPENDRWSETRSQLLAQMDVSMGGRVAEEMQFGPENITTGASSDFDAATRIARMMVTRYGMCDKLGVMTYRDMTEQSPETQAAVEQEVRQLLKESYERAKALLKFRVKEHKSLADALLMYETLDAKEIKMVLEGKALDGR from the exons ATGTTTTCCTTGTCAATGTCCGTTCAACCACAG GTGACTGTACCCCTCAGCCACTTGATAAATGTTCTCCAGTCACTGAAGGGCTCAGTGGGCACCCGCACATTTGCTACAAGtagaacaacaaaaaacaaagagtaTGCTACAGATGCAGACCAGCCCCATAAAGAG ccactatggaacctgcGTGACTTGGGCTTGTCAGATCTTGGGAAGCAGCAATTGGATGAACTGGTGAatggtgtttttctgcacatcaAACCCCAAGAAATGTCTCTGTCCTTAGGTCACATGGGTCAAAGTGCATGGAGGACCTCTCATCTCTCAACCCACTCTTTTTACCacaataagcatg GCTTTCCACATGTTCCTGTATCAATGCCATTTTTTGCCAAGCATTCCTCTCTTTTTCAGTCAGAACTACAGAACTggccag TATGGGTCCAGAGCAGAGGCTTTAAGACCTTAAGGAACAAAACCAGACGTCTGCAGTCAGGTTTCGATCGACCAATTGAGCCAGAGGGATTTACCCCTTCTTTTATGAAG AGCTTCTTAACCCGGGAAAAAGTGGCAGATGTGGAGAGTCTGGACAGTCTACTAAAGAACAAGAACATCCCGGATGGGCAGCAGGAATCATTCAAAAGGGGGTTTGCCGAAGGTTTCCTCAAAGCACAAGCTCTGACACAGCGCACCCAAG ATTCTTTAAGGAGGACTCGTCTCATCTTGTTGGTGCTGCTTCTTGTTGGGATTTATGGCATCTCAAAGACACCTTTTTTATCGG GACTGGACTCTGCTGTGGACCCGGTGCAGatgaaaaatgtgacctttgaacATGTGAAAGGAGTCGAGGAAGCTAAAAATGAACTTCAGGAAGTGGTGGAGTTCCTGAAAAACCCACAGAAGTTCACAGCTCTGGGAGGAAAGCTGCCTAAAG GCGTGCTGCTTGTGGGACCCCCAGGGACAGGAAAGACTCTCTTGGCCAGAGCAGTAGCTGGAGAGGCAGAGGTGCCCTTCTATTATGCCTCTGGATCAGAGTTTGATGAAATGTTTGTTGGTGTGGGAGCCAGTCGCATCAGGAATCTTTTCA GGGAGGCCAAAGCCAATGCACCTTGTGTGATATTTATTGACGAGCTGGACAGTGTTGGAGGGAAAAGGATTGAATCTCCTATGCACCCATATTCCAGACAGACAATCAACCAACTACTTGCTGAAATGGATGG GTTCAAAACAAATGAAGGTGTGATTATAATTGGGGCTACAAACTTTCCTGAGGCTTTGGATAA TGCACTGATCAGACCAGGACGCTTTGATATGCAAGTGACTGTCCCCAAACCAGATGTCAAAGGTCGCACAGAAATACTCAACTGGTATCTCAAAAAGATTAAAGTGGATCCAG CCATTGAGGCCAGTATTATTGCCCGAGGCACAGTGGGCTTCTCAGGCGCTGACCTGGAAAATTTGGTGAACCAGGCAGCCCTGAAGGCAGCAGTTGATGAGAAAGATATGGTTACAATGAAAGAGCTAGAGTTTGCTAAAGACAAAATTCTCATGG GCCCTGAAAGGAGGAGCGCAGAAATtgacaagaaaaacaaagaaataactgCATATCATGAGTCAGGCCATGCAATTGTAGCATATTACACCAAAGATGCTATGCCAATCAATAAGGCTACCATCATGCCAAGAGGACCCAGCCTGGGACAT gtGTCCATGCTCCCTGAGAATGACCGCTGGAGTGAGACCCGCTCCCAGCTGTTGGCCCAGATGGATGTGAGCATGGGCGGACGTGTAGCGGAGGAGATGCAGTTTGGACCAGAAAACATCACAACAG GAGCATCTAGTGACTTTGATGCTGCCACCAGGATTGCAAGGATGATGGTGACCAGATATGGAATGTGTGACAAg TTAGGCGTGATGACCTATAGGGACATGACAGAGCAGAGCCCAGAGACACAAGCTGCTGTGGAGCAAGAAGTCAGGCAGCTTCTGAAG GAATCTTATGAACGTGCAAAAGCTCTTTTAAAGTTCCGCGTTAAAGAGCACAAAAGCCTGGCGGATGCCCTGCTCATGTACGAGACACTGGACGCCAAAGAAATTAAGATGGTTCTGGAGGGCAAGGCTCTTGATGGCAGATAA